In one Rutidosis leptorrhynchoides isolate AG116_Rl617_1_P2 chromosome 8, CSIRO_AGI_Rlap_v1, whole genome shotgun sequence genomic region, the following are encoded:
- the LOC139863005 gene encoding ACD11 homolog protein-like gives MALLSYFRDRENVRILKMNQEDAVHKDGKKETPLSSIAQAFEEISDLINKNKKETGNNNDNDDCKYVDLQLKPFCEACTLVSVLFGCLGIAFKFAEMEYTAKLRDLLEASKDFNTLSSVVDHDLKNKTVKSPGSHTRNLRRVRQGLDLIRELFQNFLSAENHTLKKAATTAYQQVCAPYHTWAVRTAVSAGMCTLPTRDQLLVNINETEKSAEKEMRRYIKASLDVIKTIDNLYIYRGITLDW, from the exons ATGGCTCTCCTTTCATACTTCAGGGATCGTGAAAA TGTTAGGATTCTGAAGATGAATCAGGAAGATGCTGTTCACAAAGATGGTAAAAAGGAAACCCCTCTTTCTTCTATTGCACAAGCGTTTGAGGAAATTTCGGAtttgattaataaaaataaaaaggaaactggtaataataatgataatgatgattgtaAATATGTTGATTTGCAATTGAAACCGTTTTGTGAAGCATGCACTTTGGTTTCTGTTCTTTTTGGTTGTCTTGGTATTGCCTTCAAATTCGCCGAAATGGAATACACTGCTaag CTGCGTGATCTTCTTGAAGCATCAAAGGACTTCAACACTTTAAGTAGTGTAGTTGATCATGACCTTAAAAATAAGACAGTAAAATCACCTGGGAGCCATACTCGCAATCTTCGCAGAGTTAGGCAAGGTTTAGATCTCATAAGAGAATTGTTTCAGAATTTTTTATCAGCCGA GAATCATACACTTAAGAAGGCAGCCACAACAGCATATCAACAAGTTTGTGCACCGTACCATACATGGGCGGTTAGAACTGCAGTTTCTGCTGGAATGTGTACACTTCCTACAAGGGATCAACTTTTGGTCAACATAAATGAAACTG AAAAATCGGCCGAGAAAGAAATGAGGAGGTACATAAAGGCATCACTCGATGTTATAAAAACCATCGATAATCTTTACATTTACAGGGGGATTACACTAGATTGGTGA
- the LOC139862570 gene encoding protein NRT1/ PTR FAMILY 3.1-like, protein MISYLTQELHMPITKAANTFTNFSGTGSLTPLLGAFMADSFAGRFWTITVASIIYQIGLVSLTFSAVLPKLRPPPCKDGEICKEADTGQVAILYISLMLLALGSGGIRPCVAAFGADQFDETDEKQKSNIWKFFNWYYFGMGVSMLVAVTVIVYIQDNIGWGWGIGVPTIAMAFSILGFVFGYPLYRHIYPVGSPFARLIQVCVAAYRKRNLPMVSDPKLLYENEELDASISVSGKLLHTEELKFLDKAAIVTTEDFPNNQTNPNLWRLNTVHRVEELKSLIRMGPIWAAGIILMVAYVQQCTFSIQQAKSMNRIFTKSFEIPAGSMTVFTLISMLISVILYDRVFIPVTRKLTGLDRGVSFLTRMAIGFGLSVFATFVAGFVEIKRKNAASAYGLTYKPHETIPISVFWLVPQYTLHGLAEAFMSIGHLEFLYDQSPESMRSTATALYWTANAVGNYGSTLLVTMVHKMSAGQDGSNWLPDDNLNKGKLEYFYWLITLLQVFNLVYYLICTKYYTLKPIQVVKKAVEDENNNGKDDGVELGNSV, encoded by the exons ATGATTAGTTACTTAACGCAAGAACTTCACATGCCAATAACTAAAGCCGCTAATACGTTCACCAACTTTAGTGGCACTGGAAGCTTGACCCCGTTGCTTGGTGCCTTCATGGCTGATTCTTTTGCGGGCCGGTTTTGGACCATCACCGTTGCTTCCATCATTTACCAAATA GGACTGGTATCATTAACATTTTCCGCCGTGCTACCAAAATTAAGACCACCACCCTGTAAAGATGGTGAAATATGCAAAGAAGCTGATACGGGTCAAGTTGCAATCCTATACATATCACTTATGTTATTAGCACTTGGGTCGGGTGGGATCCGTCCATGTGTAGCCGCATTTGGTGCTGACCAATTTGATGAAACCGACGAGAAGCAAAAGTCTAACATATGGAAATTCTTTAACTGGTATTATTTCGGGATGGGAGTATCTATGCTCGTTGCAGTAACGGTAATAGTTTACATTCAAGATAATATCGGATGGGGTTGGGGTATTGGTGTTCCAACTATAGCCATGGCTTTTTCGATTTTAGGGTTTGTGTTTGGCTACCCGTTGTATCGCCATATATACCCCGTTGGTAGTCCGTTTGCTCGGTTGATACAAGTTTGTGTTGCAGCTTATAGAAAGAGAAATTTGCCTATGGTTTCTGATCCTAAACTTCTTTATGAGAATGAAGAACTTGATGCATCTATTTCTGTTTCTGGAAAGTTACTGCATACTGAAGAATTGAA ATTTCTAGACAAGGCTGCAATTGTTACCACCGAAGACTTCCCAAATAATCAAACAAACCCAAACCTATGGCGATTAAACACGGTTCATCGAGTAGAGGAACTAAAATCACTAATAAGAATGGGCCCAATATGGGCTGCTGGTATCATTCTAATGGTAGCTTATGTACAACAATGCACCTTTTCAATCCAACAAGCAAAATCAATGAACAGAATATTCACAAAATCATTCGAAATTCCCGCCGGTTCCATGACCGTTTTCACCTTAATCTCAATGCTAATTTCCGTAATCTTGTATGACCGTGTTTTCATACCCGTCACACGAAAACTCACAGGCCTCGATCGGGGTGTTTCGTTCCTTACTAGAATGGCAATTGGATTCGGCTTGTCGGTTTTCGCCACATTTGTGGCCGGATTTGTCGAAATAAAACGTAAAAACGCAGCGTCTGCGTATGGTTTAACTTACAAACCGCACGAAACTATCCCAATTTCGGTTTTTTGGTTAGTACCACAATATACGCTTCATGGTTTGGCTGAAGCGTTTATGTCGATTGGACACTTAGAGTTTTTATATGATCAGTCTCCTGAAAGTATGAGAAGTACTGCAACTGCGTTGTATTGGACGGCGAATGCTGTGGGAAATTACGGTAGTACCCTTCTGGTAACTATGGTGCATAAAATGAGTGCGGGTCAAGATGGGTCAAATTGGTTACCGGATGATAATTTGAACAAGGGAAAGTTGGAGTATTTTTATTGGTTGATCACATTGCTTCAAGTTTTTAATCTGGTGTACTATTTGATATGTACAAAGTACTACACTTTGAAGCCTATTCAAGTTGTTAAAAAAGCTGTTGAAGATGAGAATAATAATGGTAAAGATGATGGTGTTGAGCTAGGAAATAGTGTTTAA